In Sphaeramia orbicularis chromosome 7, fSphaOr1.1, whole genome shotgun sequence, one genomic interval encodes:
- the pgd gene encoding 6-phosphogluconate dehydrogenase, decarboxylating — MAQADIALIGLAVMGQNLIMNMNDHGFVVCAYNRTVSKVHDFLQNEAKGSKVIGAESLEDMVAKLKKPRRIILLVKAGQAVDDFIDKLVPLLEPGDIIIDGGNSEYRDTTRRCKSLKEKNLLFVGSGVSGGEEGARYGPSLMPGGHKEAWPHIKDIFQSIAAKVGTGEPCCDWVGDEGAGHFVKMVHNGIEYGDMQLICEAYHLMKDVLGMEHDEMAQAFDSWNKTELDSFLIEITANILKYRDTDGTHLLPKIRDSAGQKGTGKWTAISALEYGTPVTLIGEAVFARCLSSLKDERVEASGSLSGPQGVQFSGNKAAFLEDIRKALYASKIISYAQGFMLLRQAAKEFGWSLNYGAIALMWRGGCIIRSVFLGKIKEAFDRDSELQNLLLDSFFSNAVQDCQESWRRTVSTGVQHGIPMPCFTTALSFYDGYRHEKLPANLLQAQRDYFGAHTYELLSNPGHFIHTNWTGHGGNVSSSSYNA, encoded by the exons ATGGCTCA AGCAGACATTGCACTGATTGGTTTGGCTGTCATGGGCCAAAACCTCATCATGAACATGAATGATCATGGCTTTGTG GTTTGCGCCTATAACCGAACCGTGTCCAAGGTGCACGACTTCCTCCAGAACGAGGCCAAAGGCTCCAAAGTGATCGGAGCCGAGTCTCTTGAGGACATGGTGGCAAAGCTGAAGAAGCCCAGGAGGATCATCCTGCTGGTCAAGGCTGGACAGGCTGTGGACGACTTCATAGACAAACTG GTCCCTCTGCTTGAACCCGGGGATATCATCATTGACGGTGGCAACTCTGAATACAGAGACACAACT CGTCGGTGTAAAAGTCTGAAAGAGAAGAACTTGCTGTTTGTTGGCAGTGGAGTCAGTGGTGGAGAGGAGGGGGCACGTTACGGACCCTCACTGATGCCAGGGGGACATAAAGAGGCCTG GCCACATATTAAGGACATCTTCCAGAGCATCGCTGCCAAGGTTGGAACAGGAGAACCTTGTTGTGACTGG GTTGGAGATGAGGGCGCAGGTCATTTTGTGAAAATGGTCCACAACGGCATCGAGTATGGAGACATGCAGCTGATCTGTGAGGCCTATCACCTGATGAAGGATGTTTTGGGGATGGAGCACGACGAGATGGCACAG GCTTTCGACAGCTGGAACAAAACAGAGCTGGACTCGTTCCTGATTGAGATCACGGCGAACATCCTGAAATACAGGGACACCGACGGAACACACCTGCTGCCGAAGATCCGCGACAGTGCCGGACAGAAGGGGACGGGGAAGTGGACGGCCATCTCAGCCCTGGAGTACGGAACACCTGTTACTCTGATCG GAGAGGCTGTCTTCGCCAGATGTCTGTCTTCTCTGAAGGATGAGAGGGTGGAGGCCAGTGGCAGCCTTTCAGGACCTCAGGGGGTCCAGTTCAGCGGCAACAAGGCTGCCTTCCTGGAGGACATCCGAAAG GCCCTCTACGCCTCCAAGATCATTTCCTACGCCCAGGGCTTCATGCTGCTCCGACAGGCGGCCAAAGAGTTCGGCTGGTCGCTCAACTACGGAGCCATCGCTCTGATGTGGAGAGGAGGCTGCATCATCCGAAG TGTCTTCTTGGGTAAAATCAAAGAGGCTTTCGACAGAGACTCAGAGCTGCAGAATTTGCTGCTGGACTCTTTCTTCAGTAACGCCGTGCAGGACTGTCAG GAGTCGTGGCGTAGAACAGTCAGCACTGGAGTCCAACACGGTATCCCCATGCCCTGTTTCACCACCGCCCTGTCCTTCTACGACGGTTACAGACACGAGAAGCTGCCAGCCAACCTCCTCCAG gCCCAGAGAGATTACTTCGGAGCCCACACATATGAACTGCTGTCAAACCCTGGCCATTTCATCCACACTAACTGGACAGGCCACGGTGGAAACGTCTCCTCTTCATCCTACAACGCTTAA